ATTGATATATCCATTTCTTGAAAGATTTCCtttattgaaagatttCTTTCTTGAGCAATCAATTGAACTAACTTCAAGCCTGTATCTCTTAATTCGttatattgttttaataatttgatacGTAAATTTGCCAATTGTTTTGGATCTTCATTTCTGATATGAGTGTTAGTAGATTAAGTTGGGATAGTGGGGTGACTAAGGGGAGGTGCAGAGTGTACGGAGGAGGAAGCGCAAAGAGGTATTCATAcatattatatttcttgGATAATTCATTGTATTCTAATTGTAACGAATCACAATGATTTTTCAACGATTcaatttccaattttaaatcGTTCATATTCAAATGGTTATTGTTGATTGTTAATTGT
This genomic stretch from Henningerozyma blattae CBS 6284 chromosome 1, complete genome harbors:
- the SAE3 gene encoding Sae3p (similar to Saccharomyces cerevisiae SAE3 (YHR079C-A); ancestral locus Anc_5.369), with protein sequence MNDLKLEIESLKNHCDSLQLEYNELSKKYNINEDPKQLANLRIKLLKQYNELRDTGLKLVQLIAQERNLSIKEIFQEMDISMHD